One segment of Rubripirellula amarantea DNA contains the following:
- a CDS encoding DUF1501 domain-containing protein — translation MPLSNSTLQQELFHASARLQTRRHFMQTCGMGLGVAALSQFEEQATASAGDAIAGRRERPAKSIIYLHMAGSPPQHELFDYKPELAKHHLEPCPDELIEGKTFAFIKGKPKLLGPVFPFRKYGNSGMMLGEKIPHIGSHADELCLIRSMHTDQFNHAPAQLLLHTGTSQFGGASMGSWATYGLGSENENLPGFMVMVSGGKMPSAGKSLWGGGFLPSVFQGVQCRGEGDPILYVNNPKGMSSDLRRASLDALNELNRREYETFQDPETLTRIEQYELAFRMQTAVPDVMDISREPQHTLDAYGAQPGAASFANNCLLARRLVEQGVRFVQLFDWGWDIHGTAAYDDMHTQLVTKCNEADKPIGALLTDLKQRGLLDDTLVIFGGEFGRTPMVEARNGTLKFLGRDHHPDCFSVWVAGGGFKGGHVHGSTDELGFKVAENGVDVKDFQATILHAMGLDPYRLSFASQGLNQRLIGPANTPKIVSSLLS, via the coding sequence ATGCCATTATCGAACTCGACGTTGCAACAAGAATTATTTCACGCGTCCGCAAGGCTGCAAACGCGTCGTCATTTCATGCAAACCTGTGGCATGGGATTGGGTGTGGCTGCGCTAAGCCAATTTGAAGAGCAGGCAACTGCGTCGGCCGGCGATGCAATTGCAGGTCGTCGAGAACGACCTGCGAAATCAATCATCTACTTGCATATGGCTGGCTCGCCCCCGCAGCATGAATTGTTTGATTACAAGCCAGAACTAGCCAAGCACCATCTCGAACCATGTCCTGACGAATTGATCGAAGGCAAGACGTTTGCGTTCATTAAAGGAAAACCCAAGCTGCTTGGTCCTGTCTTTCCATTCCGCAAGTACGGCAACAGCGGCATGATGTTGGGTGAAAAGATTCCTCACATCGGCTCGCACGCTGACGAACTTTGTTTGATCCGGTCGATGCACACGGATCAATTCAACCATGCTCCCGCTCAGTTGCTTTTGCATACGGGAACCTCGCAGTTTGGTGGCGCATCGATGGGCTCGTGGGCCACGTATGGTCTGGGCAGTGAAAACGAAAATCTGCCCGGGTTCATGGTGATGGTATCGGGCGGAAAAATGCCGTCCGCAGGAAAGAGCCTTTGGGGTGGCGGTTTCCTGCCAAGCGTTTTCCAAGGGGTACAGTGCCGCGGAGAAGGTGATCCGATTCTGTATGTAAACAACCCGAAAGGCATGTCAAGCGATCTTCGCCGAGCTAGCCTGGATGCACTCAACGAACTTAATCGGCGTGAGTACGAAACGTTTCAAGATCCCGAAACGTTGACTCGCATCGAGCAGTACGAACTTGCATTTCGAATGCAAACCGCTGTTCCCGATGTAATGGACATCAGCCGCGAACCTCAACACACCCTTGATGCCTACGGAGCTCAACCGGGCGCCGCCTCATTCGCGAACAATTGCTTACTCGCGAGGCGGCTTGTTGAACAAGGTGTTCGCTTTGTCCAACTATTCGACTGGGGTTGGGATATCCACGGAACCGCCGCTTATGACGACATGCACACTCAACTAGTCACCAAGTGCAACGAAGCGGACAAGCCTATCGGTGCATTGTTAACCGATCTTAAGCAGCGAGGATTGCTTGACGATACGCTCGTCATTTTCGGTGGCGAGTTCGGTCGCACTCCTATGGTCGAAGCGAGAAATGGAACGCTTAAGTTTCTTGGTCGCGACCATCATCCCGATTGCTTTAGTGTCTGGGTCGCTGGCGGTGGCTTCAAGGGTGGCCATGTCCACGGCAGCACAGACGAACTTGGATTCAAGGTTGCCGAAAACGGTGTTGACGTGAAAGATTTTCAAGCGACGATTCTGCATGCCATGGGATTGGACCCGTATCGGCTTTCATTCGCCAGCCAAGGCTTGAACCAACGTTTGATCGGGCCTGCTAATACGCCCAAGATCGTCAGCAGTTTGCTCAGTTAG
- a CDS encoding protein kinase domain-containing protein, translated as MKDVSSRQSTPLRVSPSLHHPAASQELPIVGIWRVGQALHSGSWSQLSLAQPADASGSPRFDYVIRQTSDASVEAKRQITNFVASASAVMHPNLIAVLDASTESQTPYLVMPKIDGVTMQSHLEQSPAKKLPVALWMVRQAAQGLQALHGAGWVHGDVKPSNILVGPRGHVTVLDLGFAARVHTITGGSYRGTPAYSAPESLSGQHAAIPAMDMYSLGKILWQWLTQIEPVSQSVLEPVATVVESLVDDDPAKRPTAKKIVKELLKLEIETLGQHIGPTTERRQAA; from the coding sequence GTGAAAGATGTTTCATCCCGGCAATCGACACCCCTGAGAGTTTCACCGTCGCTTCATCATCCAGCCGCTTCGCAAGAACTTCCGATCGTGGGCATTTGGCGAGTAGGCCAAGCGTTGCACTCTGGGTCGTGGTCGCAGCTATCGCTTGCACAACCTGCTGATGCGAGTGGCTCACCTCGTTTTGACTATGTGATTCGCCAAACGTCGGACGCATCGGTCGAAGCTAAACGCCAGATCACTAATTTCGTTGCTTCTGCGTCGGCTGTCATGCACCCCAACTTGATCGCCGTCTTGGATGCGTCAACGGAGTCCCAAACACCGTACCTCGTGATGCCTAAGATCGATGGTGTCACGATGCAATCGCATCTTGAGCAGTCGCCCGCCAAAAAACTACCTGTTGCGCTGTGGATGGTCCGCCAAGCTGCCCAGGGCTTGCAGGCTCTACACGGCGCGGGCTGGGTTCACGGTGATGTTAAGCCGAGTAATATTCTTGTCGGCCCCCGCGGTCACGTCACCGTTTTGGACCTTGGGTTCGCTGCCCGCGTGCACACGATTACGGGTGGTAGCTACCGAGGTACACCGGCGTATTCCGCTCCCGAATCTTTGTCCGGACAACACGCTGCCATCCCAGCCATGGACATGTATTCCCTCGGGAAAATATTGTGGCAGTGGCTAACGCAGATAGAACCGGTTAGCCAATCCGTTCTTGAACCAGTAGCTACCGTCGTTGAATCATTGGTCGATGACGACCCTGCCAAACGCCCCACCGCCAAAAAAATCGTCAAAGAGCTATTGAAGCTTGAAATCGAGACTCTCGGTCAACATATCGGGCCTACTACCGAACGCCGACAAGCCGCATAG
- a CDS encoding YjhG/YagF family D-xylonate dehydratase produces MNTYFDAIDPETLKTNASGPTGSLPLSDEILKTWTSGDLFGLTQSVGMGFDPRRVLGDQYLILSTQGGVRAPDGTPVALGYHTGHWEVGLLVQAAAEQVCAHDGVPFAAFVSDPCDGRSQGTHGMFDSLPYRNDAAITMRRLIRSLPRRKGVIGIATCDKGLPAMMMALAGCGDLANVLVPGGVTLPPTQGEDAGKVQTIGARYSRGEMSLEEASLEGCRACGTPGGGCQFLGTAATSQVVAEALGMTVPHAALAASGQPIWTKLARDSADASRQMHERGVAMKDILTDDALFNAMLIHAAVGGSTNLLLHIPAIAHAAGLKRPGADEFRKINQLVPRFVDCLPNGPVGHPTVQMFLAGGVPEVAWHLRELGLLKADAKTVTGMTWNEILDQWRTCERREVCRERLREADGVNPDDVIIPPAEARRRGLTSTVCFPSGNLCPEGSVIKATSIDPSVIDDDGVYRKRGPARVFVRESDAIAAIKAQSEPAIKAGDVIVLIGRGPIGCGMEETYQITSALKYLSFGKEVALVTDARFSGVSTGACIGHVGPEALAGGPIAKVRDGDEIEIEINTRTMDGRVHFVAGDAMLDARDPHPDLGADPNVPDDTRLWAALQQVGGGTWGGCVYDPDEIIKRLTRS; encoded by the coding sequence ATGAACACTTATTTTGACGCTATCGATCCCGAAACACTGAAGACCAACGCCAGTGGGCCGACCGGATCATTACCGCTTTCCGACGAAATTCTGAAGACTTGGACTAGCGGCGACCTGTTCGGATTGACGCAAAGTGTGGGAATGGGATTCGATCCGCGTCGAGTACTGGGGGACCAGTATTTGATCTTAAGTACTCAAGGCGGAGTTCGGGCACCTGATGGCACGCCCGTCGCATTGGGCTACCACACCGGACACTGGGAAGTAGGCCTACTTGTCCAAGCGGCTGCGGAGCAAGTTTGTGCGCACGACGGAGTGCCGTTTGCCGCTTTCGTGAGTGATCCGTGTGACGGTCGCAGCCAGGGGACTCATGGGATGTTCGATTCGCTTCCGTATCGAAACGATGCGGCGATTACGATGCGGCGATTGATTCGATCGTTGCCTCGCCGTAAAGGTGTGATCGGCATTGCGACCTGCGATAAAGGGTTGCCTGCGATGATGATGGCACTAGCGGGTTGCGGCGATTTAGCGAATGTGTTGGTGCCCGGCGGAGTCACATTGCCACCGACTCAGGGCGAAGATGCGGGCAAAGTGCAAACCATTGGTGCTCGCTATTCTCGCGGCGAAATGAGCCTTGAAGAAGCTTCGCTGGAAGGTTGTCGAGCATGCGGAACGCCGGGCGGTGGATGCCAGTTTCTTGGAACGGCGGCAACTAGCCAAGTCGTCGCCGAAGCTCTAGGCATGACCGTTCCCCACGCAGCATTGGCGGCAAGCGGTCAACCGATCTGGACCAAACTGGCTCGAGATTCTGCGGATGCATCGCGCCAAATGCACGAACGGGGTGTCGCGATGAAAGACATTCTCACCGATGACGCACTGTTCAATGCCATGCTGATCCATGCCGCGGTGGGAGGCAGCACCAACTTGTTGCTACATATTCCGGCGATTGCTCACGCCGCTGGACTCAAACGACCCGGCGCGGATGAGTTCCGCAAAATCAATCAACTTGTTCCTCGGTTTGTCGACTGTCTTCCCAATGGCCCAGTAGGTCACCCGACGGTGCAAATGTTCTTGGCCGGCGGGGTTCCCGAAGTTGCTTGGCACTTACGCGAACTTGGCTTGCTGAAAGCGGATGCCAAGACGGTAACGGGAATGACGTGGAATGAAATCTTAGACCAATGGCGGACTTGTGAAAGGCGTGAAGTGTGCCGCGAGCGGTTGCGTGAAGCGGATGGTGTTAATCCAGACGATGTGATCATTCCACCAGCCGAAGCAAGGCGACGCGGACTTACCAGCACCGTTTGTTTTCCTTCCGGCAACCTTTGTCCCGAAGGTTCGGTTATCAAGGCGACATCCATTGATCCTTCGGTGATCGACGACGACGGGGTGTACCGCAAGCGAGGACCTGCACGCGTGTTCGTTCGCGAAAGTGACGCGATTGCGGCAATCAAGGCACAATCCGAACCCGCAATCAAGGCGGGTGATGTCATCGTGTTGATAGGTCGAGGTCCAATCGGATGTGGGATGGAAGAGACCTACCAAATCACATCGGCGCTAAAGTATCTATCCTTCGGCAAAGAAGTCGCCTTGGTTACCGATGCACGGTTCTCTGGCGTTAGCACTGGTGCCTGCATTGGTCACGTTGGCCCCGAGGCGCTCGCTGGGGGGCCGATCGCCAAGGTTCGCGACGGCGATGAAATTGAGATCGAAATTAACACTCGCACGATGGATGGGCGTGTTCATTTTGTTGCGGGTGACGCGATGCTTGATGCTCGCGACCCACATCCGGATTTGGGCGCTGATCCCAATGTTCCCGATGACACGCGGTTGTGGGCGGCCCTGCAGCAAGTCGGTGGCGGAACGTGGGGCGGTTGCGTTTACGATCCAGACGAGATCATCAAACGGCTTACACGCTCGTAA
- a CDS encoding PSD1 and planctomycete cytochrome C domain-containing protein — protein sequence MRSSFFQFMLIFAWGLLVTTAKPACGEGTVDFNSEIRPILSKHCIACHGPDEADRQAGLRLDHFEGATEDLGGYSAIDVEDPEASEMIIRIETDDADLKMPPPEHAAAVTDNELALLKTWIAQGAVYQTHWSFSPPTRHATPMVSQGRAHNFIDAFILEKAQAKSLNQNPIAEPPSLVRRVCLDLTGLPPIAHSDLVQRCCQDFLNDPTQDHLSSLVDQLLQSNAYAEHWASMWLDLARYADTVGYSGDEQRDIWPWRDWLIRAIGDNKSYRDLSIEMIAGDMLPDATDEQRLATAFNRNTLSNNEGGTNDEEFRTIAIKDRLSTTINAWMGLTVRCAECHSHKYDPISQTEYYSLLDFFNQSADADRTDERPKLEVIPAPDPKVTARLNDQIAKLEKKLEGTNSVWNEIRPIEMTSREGTKFEQLSDNSILAVGPNPAKEEYKFTFEAPAGSSIQAIRLEAIPHLRYDNRVGRSGEGAFILSQIRLTQHDGEKETRIAFADAENDFNQVNQHARTAIAETVESGGKQGWAVNHPVDGYKAHREAIFQLAEPLIATTDTKFTVYLLHDPPWARLNLGCVRISTCNVENAAKKYRDKELEPVRREIHRLITERDAPVRVPVMEQLPKDRRRETFVMLRGNFQSPGEKVTAEFPKAFAPTDETVSNDRLGLARWLFEESNPLTARVAANRYWARMMGIGIVETEEDFGTQGSPPSHPQLLDALAIELQDNNWDVQHLLKLIVMSATYQQSATVDKNSLTIDPRNRLLSRGPRVRLSAEVVRDQALAVSGLLSNKMYGPPVYPPSPIKRVVNAFTGGFTWQESVDEDRYRRALYTYLKRSAPHPLFETFDMSSRDICSMRRLRTNTPLQSFMTLNDVTFIEAARALANKMLESSQSKKFSDPDTQLASEITQGLRAALYVEPDPNQIQVLSKLYRSSFERFQTDLDSAIEFAGNREAGEDTNSVKDNAAIVRKASMTLVANVILNLDGFLNN from the coding sequence ATGCGTTCCTCTTTCTTCCAGTTCATGTTGATTTTTGCCTGGGGATTGCTGGTCACGACCGCGAAGCCCGCCTGTGGTGAGGGCACCGTCGATTTCAACAGCGAGATTCGCCCAATTCTGTCCAAGCACTGCATTGCCTGCCACGGTCCGGACGAAGCAGATCGACAAGCTGGCTTGCGGCTTGATCATTTCGAGGGTGCCACAGAAGACTTGGGCGGATACTCGGCGATCGATGTCGAAGATCCCGAAGCGAGCGAGATGATCATTCGCATCGAAACGGACGATGCAGATCTAAAGATGCCGCCGCCCGAACATGCCGCTGCGGTAACCGACAATGAGCTTGCGCTACTGAAGACTTGGATCGCTCAAGGTGCAGTGTATCAAACCCATTGGTCCTTTTCGCCACCGACGCGACATGCGACCCCGATGGTATCCCAAGGACGCGCGCACAACTTCATTGATGCCTTCATTCTGGAAAAGGCACAGGCTAAATCTCTGAACCAAAACCCAATCGCGGAACCACCTTCCCTAGTCCGTCGAGTCTGCTTGGACCTGACCGGATTACCACCGATTGCCCACTCCGATTTGGTTCAAAGATGTTGCCAAGACTTCCTGAACGATCCCACGCAGGACCACTTGTCTTCTCTCGTTGATCAACTGCTTCAAAGCAATGCGTACGCCGAACATTGGGCGTCAATGTGGCTCGACCTTGCTCGCTACGCTGATACAGTTGGCTACTCGGGAGACGAACAGCGTGATATCTGGCCTTGGCGGGATTGGCTGATCCGTGCGATCGGTGACAACAAGTCTTACCGAGACTTATCCATCGAGATGATTGCGGGCGACATGCTGCCCGATGCAACCGATGAACAACGGCTTGCGACGGCTTTCAATCGCAATACGCTTTCCAATAACGAAGGTGGCACAAACGATGAAGAGTTCCGTACGATCGCGATTAAGGATCGGCTCAGCACGACGATCAATGCCTGGATGGGATTGACGGTTCGATGTGCCGAATGCCATTCACATAAGTACGATCCAATCAGCCAAACGGAATACTATTCGCTGTTGGATTTTTTCAATCAGTCTGCGGATGCCGATCGCACGGACGAACGACCAAAACTCGAAGTCATTCCCGCTCCTGATCCGAAAGTGACCGCACGGCTCAACGATCAAATAGCGAAGCTAGAAAAGAAACTTGAAGGAACAAATTCGGTTTGGAATGAGATTCGTCCGATTGAAATGACCAGTCGCGAGGGAACGAAGTTTGAACAACTCAGCGACAATTCGATCTTGGCCGTAGGTCCCAACCCGGCGAAGGAAGAGTACAAGTTCACTTTTGAGGCCCCCGCTGGATCCTCTATCCAAGCGATTCGCCTAGAGGCAATTCCGCATCTACGTTACGACAACAGGGTAGGGCGTAGCGGCGAAGGCGCATTCATCCTCTCTCAGATCCGACTGACTCAACATGATGGCGAAAAAGAAACTCGGATTGCTTTCGCAGATGCCGAAAATGACTTCAACCAAGTCAACCAGCACGCCCGAACCGCGATCGCGGAAACGGTTGAAAGTGGTGGCAAGCAAGGCTGGGCCGTTAACCATCCCGTCGATGGATACAAAGCTCATCGAGAGGCAATTTTCCAGCTTGCCGAACCCCTGATCGCGACGACTGACACCAAATTCACGGTCTACCTGTTGCACGATCCACCTTGGGCACGTCTGAACTTAGGTTGTGTTCGCATCTCGACCTGCAACGTCGAAAACGCGGCAAAGAAGTATCGCGATAAAGAGCTGGAACCCGTTCGTCGCGAGATTCATCGCCTCATCACCGAACGCGATGCCCCCGTTCGAGTGCCAGTAATGGAACAGCTACCGAAAGACCGCCGCCGCGAAACGTTCGTGATGCTACGTGGAAACTTTCAAAGCCCAGGCGAGAAAGTTACGGCGGAGTTTCCAAAGGCATTTGCACCCACTGACGAAACGGTTTCGAACGATCGTCTAGGACTTGCTCGATGGTTGTTCGAAGAATCCAACCCACTGACGGCAAGGGTCGCCGCAAATCGCTACTGGGCAAGAATGATGGGAATAGGAATTGTCGAAACCGAAGAAGATTTCGGCACTCAAGGATCCCCACCGTCGCATCCTCAACTTCTCGACGCATTGGCGATCGAACTGCAAGACAACAACTGGGACGTGCAGCATTTGCTGAAGCTGATCGTGATGTCGGCAACGTATCAGCAGTCCGCTACCGTGGATAAAAATTCACTCACGATCGATCCTCGCAACCGGCTACTTTCCCGTGGACCACGCGTCCGCTTGTCCGCCGAAGTGGTCCGTGATCAAGCCCTCGCGGTCTCGGGCTTGTTATCTAACAAGATGTACGGTCCGCCAGTCTATCCGCCCAGTCCAATCAAGCGTGTCGTCAACGCGTTTACCGGAGGATTCACGTGGCAGGAAAGCGTTGATGAGGATCGCTATCGACGCGCGTTGTACACCTACCTTAAACGCAGTGCACCCCACCCATTGTTCGAGACGTTCGACATGTCGAGCCGTGATATCTGCAGCATGCGACGTCTTCGCACCAATACTCCGTTGCAATCGTTCATGACGCTCAACGACGTGACCTTCATTGAGGCTGCCCGTGCTTTGGCCAACAAAATGCTTGAGTCGTCGCAATCCAAGAAGTTTTCAGATCCGGATACTCAACTAGCTTCGGAAATAACCCAAGGTCTTCGTGCCGCTTTGTACGTCGAGCCCGACCCGAATCAAATCCAAGTGCTCAGCAAGCTGTATCGTTCGAGCTTCGAACGATTCCAGACGGACCTTGATTCTGCAATCGAATTCGCAGGAAATCGAGAAGCCGGCGAAGACACAAATTCAGTGAAGGACAATGCGGCCATCGTTCGCAAAGCATCCATGACGTTGGTCGCCAACGTTATCCTCAACCTAGACGGTTTCCTTAACAATTAG
- a CDS encoding DUF1501 domain-containing protein: MNEQNQTRLCDRSAHLSRRTLLGGGAMAGCGSLMMSSLARSLARADELGVTDPAKPRNVILLWLEGGPSQYETFDPHAGTKYGGDVKAIDTTVKGLQLSELLPQTAEQMHLTSLVRSVTSKEGDHERAIYNVKTGFRPDPTLQHPSVGAILCQADDKGGDIPRHISIVPGQQPARGGYLGAAYDAFKIDDPAGPVPDIKTKVDDERFQKRLDDLYNVAESEFRRGRLAKMETDRTLHQTATKSAVRMMSSEQLDAFDVSQESKSTLAEFGDSAFGRGCLAASRLIEVGARCIEVTLGGWDSHAANHSLHESRCGILDPALASLLKRLEERDLLDSTLLVCGGEFGRTPKINPAAGRDHWPHGFSVLLAGAGIRRGSVFGGTSPDPKLDPDKPLDDVDLPVTVADIHATVISSLGLEPEIELQTPIGRPMKRSEGQPIAAIMDT, encoded by the coding sequence ATGAACGAACAAAACCAAACAAGGCTTTGCGACCGTAGTGCCCACCTTTCTCGTCGAACTTTGTTGGGCGGTGGAGCGATGGCGGGCTGCGGATCGTTAATGATGTCGTCGCTCGCTCGTTCGCTTGCACGCGCCGATGAACTGGGCGTTACCGACCCCGCGAAGCCTCGCAACGTCATTTTATTATGGCTTGAAGGTGGCCCAAGTCAGTACGAAACCTTTGACCCGCATGCCGGTACTAAGTACGGCGGCGACGTCAAAGCGATCGATACGACTGTCAAAGGTCTTCAGCTTTCGGAACTGTTGCCTCAAACAGCCGAGCAGATGCACTTGACCTCTTTGGTTCGCAGCGTCACCAGCAAGGAAGGTGACCATGAACGTGCCATCTACAACGTTAAGACTGGATTTCGCCCCGACCCTACGCTGCAGCATCCATCCGTTGGTGCAATCCTTTGCCAAGCCGATGACAAAGGTGGCGACATTCCGCGTCACATCTCTATCGTCCCCGGCCAGCAACCCGCTCGTGGCGGATACCTTGGTGCCGCGTACGACGCCTTTAAGATTGATGATCCAGCCGGTCCGGTCCCAGACATCAAAACCAAGGTCGACGACGAACGTTTCCAAAAACGACTTGACGATTTGTACAACGTGGCCGAATCGGAATTTCGACGTGGTCGTCTCGCGAAGATGGAAACCGACCGAACGCTCCATCAGACAGCGACTAAGTCGGCGGTGCGAATGATGTCGAGTGAGCAACTCGATGCATTCGACGTTTCACAGGAATCCAAATCGACGCTCGCCGAGTTTGGTGATTCCGCTTTCGGACGAGGTTGCCTTGCTGCATCGCGATTGATTGAAGTGGGAGCAAGATGCATCGAGGTCACGCTTGGTGGATGGGACTCACATGCCGCCAATCATTCGCTGCATGAATCACGATGCGGAATCCTCGATCCTGCTTTAGCTTCATTGCTAAAACGGTTGGAAGAGCGAGATTTGCTCGACTCGACCCTGTTGGTCTGCGGTGGCGAATTCGGCCGAACTCCTAAGATCAATCCCGCAGCGGGCCGCGATCATTGGCCTCATGGATTTTCAGTGCTTCTTGCAGGTGCAGGTATTCGTCGAGGCAGTGTTTTCGGAGGCACATCGCCTGATCCGAAGCTTGACCCAGATAAACCTCTTGATGACGTGGACTTGCCTGTGACCGTGGCCGATATTCACGCCACCGTGATTTCGAGTCTAGGTCTCGAGCCCGAAATCGAATTACAGACTCCGATCGGCCGTCCGATGAAGCGCAGCGAAGGGCAACCCATCGCCGCAATCATGGACACCTAA
- a CDS encoding arylsulfatase: MPYRFSFPSPLAAALFGLLASLAILQTASGQPSSDQRPNVVVVITDDQGHGDLACHGNPVLKTPSIDKLFEQSVRLADFHVAPTCTPSRAALLTGRWTNRTGAWHTINGRSILRAEETTLANVFQDAGYATGMFGKWHLGDNYPYRPTDRGFDEVMCHGGGGVGQTPDYWDNAYFDGTYFHNNKPTPVKGFCTDVFFDYATSFIRKQKEKDQPFLAYISTNAAHGPYHAPPEYSKPYEHLGIGVANFFGMIANIDDNVGKLRDVLEKEGIADDTIFIFMTDNGTSAGGKVYNSGMRGFKGSPYDGGHRVPFFIHWPGKFDQGRDVLPITAHIDIMPTLLDLCGIETPSDIAFDGRSLRPLLENESDRWPERILITDSQRIEQPEKWRGSSVMTDQYRLVNQKELYDIKADPGQKNNIADEHPEVVGRLQRFYESWWDELSPTFAAPTPIYLGTPHENPVALTCHDWTNETASPWNQSLIRKSLDTEAVDGFWHVNVVEAGDYEIRLRRWPVESGFAIDASVAPGAPVPGVDAFRMTPGEAIDVKTATLQIADVESTQLVSSGDQEAAFRVTLPAGATKLRAIFTTEQGKSYGAYYAYVQKL; encoded by the coding sequence ATGCCATACCGATTTTCTTTCCCGTCACCATTGGCTGCCGCCTTGTTTGGCTTGTTGGCAAGTTTGGCTATCCTTCAAACCGCCAGCGGTCAGCCCTCGTCCGATCAGCGTCCCAACGTGGTGGTGGTGATAACGGACGACCAAGGTCACGGCGACTTGGCATGTCACGGCAACCCAGTTTTGAAAACGCCCAGTATCGACAAGCTGTTTGAGCAGTCGGTCCGCTTGGCTGATTTTCATGTGGCGCCGACCTGCACGCCTTCTCGCGCGGCGTTGCTAACCGGACGCTGGACAAACCGCACCGGTGCTTGGCACACAATCAACGGTCGTTCGATCCTTCGAGCTGAAGAAACGACATTGGCAAATGTGTTTCAGGACGCGGGTTATGCGACAGGGATGTTTGGAAAGTGGCACCTTGGCGACAACTACCCATATCGTCCAACCGACCGCGGTTTCGACGAAGTGATGTGTCATGGTGGCGGCGGTGTCGGGCAAACTCCTGACTATTGGGACAACGCGTACTTTGACGGTACGTACTTTCACAACAACAAGCCAACGCCCGTGAAAGGTTTTTGCACCGACGTGTTTTTCGATTACGCGACGTCGTTCATCCGAAAGCAAAAAGAGAAGGATCAGCCGTTCTTGGCGTATATCTCAACGAACGCCGCTCACGGTCCCTATCATGCGCCGCCGGAATACAGCAAACCTTATGAGCATCTTGGGATTGGTGTCGCGAACTTTTTTGGGATGATCGCCAATATTGATGACAACGTTGGCAAGCTTCGCGATGTGCTTGAGAAGGAAGGCATTGCCGACGATACGATCTTTATCTTCATGACAGACAACGGAACCTCAGCAGGCGGGAAAGTCTACAATTCCGGAATGCGGGGTTTCAAAGGCAGCCCCTACGATGGCGGTCACCGTGTGCCCTTCTTCATTCATTGGCCGGGCAAGTTTGATCAGGGCAGAGATGTTTTGCCGATCACAGCGCACATCGACATCATGCCAACACTTCTTGATTTATGCGGCATCGAAACACCAAGTGATATCGCATTCGATGGTCGAAGTTTGCGACCGCTACTTGAGAACGAGTCTGATAGGTGGCCTGAAAGAATCTTGATCACAGATTCCCAACGCATCGAGCAACCTGAAAAATGGCGAGGCAGTAGCGTGATGACCGACCAATATCGGTTGGTCAATCAAAAAGAGCTTTACGACATTAAGGCGGACCCGGGACAAAAAAATAACATCGCTGACGAGCACCCCGAAGTCGTCGGTCGGCTTCAACGTTTCTACGAATCCTGGTGGGATGAACTATCGCCAACTTTCGCGGCGCCAACACCGATCTATCTTGGTACTCCCCACGAAAACCCCGTGGCGCTGACCTGTCACGATTGGACCAACGAAACTGCGTCTCCTTGGAATCAATCGCTCATTCGCAAGTCACTCGATACCGAGGCCGTGGATGGATTTTGGCACGTCAACGTCGTCGAAGCCGGCGATTATGAAATCCGGTTGCGACGTTGGCCTGTGGAATCGGGTTTCGCGATTGATGCATCCGTCGCTCCGGGCGCGCCCGTGCCAGGTGTCGACGCGTTTCGGATGACTCCAGGCGAAGCAATCGACGTTAAGACTGCGACCCTTCAAATTGCGGACGTCGAATCAACTCAGTTAGTCAGTAGTGGCGACCAAGAAGCTGCATTTCGGGTGACCTTGCCCGCGGGCGCGACAAAGCTAAGGGCCATCTTCACGACCGAGCAAGGAAAGTCCTACGGAGCGTACTACGCGTATGTGCAGAAGTTGTAG